Genomic DNA from Lactuca sativa cultivar Salinas chromosome 8, Lsat_Salinas_v11, whole genome shotgun sequence:
tatgtggtgcatatggtttatgtgattatattGATTTGATGGGGtatgttatggggaactcactaagcttcatgcttatagttttgtttacGTTTCAGGTATCACTAGTTTGTAAAGGAAGGGCCCGATTTGATCGCAGCGCACACAcccattttttttttgtcatatgtGGTTTTGGGATGAACTTTGAATAATGTTTTTAATTAGCAATGTTTTTGGAATGTTTGAATTCAAATGGCATCTGtgttttgactataataaaaatgaaatttttacccttgatttttggggtgttacagtttTAATGGTGTGTCTGTCGTTCCAGTCGATTTTCGGTGATGGTCCACTGGTGGTCCGACGGCGGTCCCCTAGTGGTCTGATGGTGGACTTGGTGGTGCAGGTTCATAGTGAttgaaacatgatactaaagaGGTGTTTAGTATAACGTGAAATGATGTAGAATAAATAGTAATTTCTTTTAATTAGTGGTCCATATTCGTTCTCaaatgttctcatttgaacatatatatatatatatatatatatatatatatatatatatatatatatatatatatatatatatatatatattctaccaTATAGGTAACaatagtggggggggggggggggactcacCTTGCACAAATGACTAATAGAACTCACACCCGAACTGTCGGAACTACACTCCGCCAAATAATTACAGCAATTAACCCTAATTAGTAATTAAGGTATTTTTCCATACTCCACTAGTTCCAAGCTAGTCTAATCCAAATctagggcaaaagaccattttgccccttcCAAGACCAGAACACTTGCGAGTTCCCTTAAAGGCACAATTAGCCAAAACACAAAGAAAGTCAACACTTGGCCTTACGTGCGGCGTATACAACTTCTACATTGGGCGTAGAGCACACAGCTGGAAGGAATCGAGCTCGCAActggctacgctgggcgtagctagAATTAAGCTTGGCGTACGCGATTTTAACTCAATGTCCAAGTTTTAaggtcttaatcattaagacacttTAACCTAACCTCATATCTGACCCTAAAAAATGTCGTAATCCATAAAGTCTCTGATTTTATGCCTTCGCATGGCTAAAGAGAGCTTAATCCTACAACCCTAACTTCTAACATCACCAAAAACTCCATAACTCATGCATAAATGAAAGGAAATGATCAATCTTGCATTTTTATGACACTATGCACCCTTAaaagtctgaaaggacaacttatatGCTATGGAGTATTCCATACTAAAAAAGATCAAGGGTTTGGGAAAAAAGAACATAAATCTAAGCTTAAAGAAGATCTAGCAAAAAAAGCTCTAaattatgaactttataccttcaatagaTGAACAAGGAGATGTAGATTCCAGATCCAAAAGATTGAATGCACCACCACTTCTTGAATGATCTTCCTTCACTATCAAGAACACTAAAAATCATTAACAAGCTTCATATCTCACTCAaaaaggctagggtttcgattttagggtttagagCAATGGATGTTGGTCATAAGAATATCCAATGAAGGACAAGATGCTTAAATAAGGGATACAACtctaaaaatttagggtttaaggaCATCACGAGTACGCCCGATGGACTCAcgtgtacgcccagtgtaaggACTAGATTTGCAAAATAATTTCATTTTCAGGTTAATAGTGGAAATACCTAGAAACGGGTGTTACACATCTTATATAGACAAGCCTAGTAGCAATTAAACATGTAAGTCACGAAGAATGTGGGAGGTTATGAATTATGTATTAAAGATTTAGGGAACTGATGAAGGTTGTCAATCCTTCACTACTTGACGTAAGTAACCGATATTGAAAAACTAGGGTACAAAAAGGAACCAATTTCTCCTAACCGCGAGGAATTGCCGTTGTTTTTCAATCTAAATTCGTGAACCGAGTTTAATGAATTAAATGGTTGTACAATCATGTATTGGACGAAAACTAACCGttttttggtatatatatatatatatatatatatatatatatatatatatatatatatatatatatatatatatatatatatatatatatattggttgaaAAATCAACATATTGATTAAAATAAGTCTCTACCCCTAAGAGTTTCACCCTTAAGAGCGCCCATATCGAttgattaaaaaattaatatatcaCACTTGCAAGTCTTTCGGATGTTGAAAGAAACGTCCAAGTGGAATTAAATTTTTGCTAACTGGCATTGCAAAGAAATCTTGAAAGACCTGATGTGGAAGGTCTGAATGCATGAACATGAACAAGGTAATTTCTTAAACAAACCAACATGAACAAGGAAATTCGTTCACTTAGgcgttcatgttcgttcatttattcgATTAAACTTAAACAAATGAACACGAACAAGCCTTGTTTGTGTTCGTTCGGTTCGTTTACCGCCTAAATGGTTTAAATGGAGGTAAGATCTAGAAAAATCGTATTTGCACCCCACCTGTGTCCCATTATAATTGAGCTGAGTGGACAGAAAATGATTTAAACATTCAAAGATTAAAACAGACCGGGGAAAATAAGATAAGAATTCATACTCGAACTAAGTAGATCCATGTGTTTGATCTTCCAACTATTAAAAAAGTTGAAGTTGTGATTTCTTGTATTAAAGTTGTAGAGATCTAAAAAATAGTAAGAAGGCGGGTGTCAATTAACTTTTGACACAGCATTTAAATGGTTATTTAACCACTAAAATTTAAATGGTTATTTAACCACTAAAAGATGCTGAAATGAAAATCATGGTTTAGTCATAGGATGATTCCATTTACAAAGGCTGATATTTCATATACTTGAGTAACAATATATGCTTGGTCGGCAGGACCAAAGACATTAGACTCATGCCTTCAAAAGTTCTTCAAAAGCTATCTCTTCTTTCATTAGAACCATTCAATTCATGCACAGACTCCCACCTTAAAGTTGTAGAGATCTAAAAAAATAGTAATAAGGCAGGCGTCAATTAACTTTTAACAAAGCATTTAAATGGTTTTTTAACCACTAAAAGACGCTGAAATGAAAATCATGTTTAGTAATTGGATGATTCCTTTTACAAAGGCTGATATATCATATACTTGAGTAACAATATATGCTTGCTTAGCAGGACCAAAGACATTAGACTTGTGCCTTGATGTAAACTCAAACATTATTGATGACTCCCCTTTGATATCTATATTTCATCTAAGaattaaatcaaaatatatacaaattaaaaaagaaacaaaGGAAGATTACAGTTTTTGATAAAATGGAACACCTTAATTTAAAACGATTAATAAAGATAATTACTCTAAATCGACAGCCCTAGGTGGTTTATTTCTTGAACTATTTGCATTCCGAAGGCTCTATGTAGCTTGTCTTCCTAACTTCCTCCTGGAAACTCTCACCATGACTGCATTGAATATCTTGTCCATAGTTTCCTCAGCAAACCTGAAAATCTTCCATCTCCACTGCTTCTTCAACAACAAAACTCCAATAACACCCCAAAAACCAGTTGCAAAACCACTCATTATGTCCAGAACAAACAACCATACCTCCGTTGGCTCCTCAGCTGCTTTGTATGTCTTCTTGCTAGTTGTTGTAGGATCTTtctgatttgaacaatcttttggCAATGGAGGTCCACATAGATCTTTGTTCCCAGCATATATTGATGGATCAATAAGGGTCTGCAGTTGACTTCCTGTTGGAATTCGTCCAGacaagttgttgtgtgacaaattcaaatggctcaaaaagtTCAATGTAGCCATGCTTGTAGGGATCATCCCTGTCAACCGGTTTCTAGATAAATCGAGAGAAAATAGTGACGTCATGTTTCCAATGGTGTCTGGAATTCCCCCACTGAGATGGTTGTTAGACAAATTGAGGCCCACCAACATAGAAAGAGCAGTTAGCTCGACAGGAATTTCCCCTACAAGTTTATTGCTTGAAAGGTCCAAATTATAAACCATATCCAAAGTTGTTGTATATTCAAGATCAACACCTTTCATCACCTGAATTACATGATCATCAAAATCGTCATTGAGAATAGGCACACGATATCCACTACCATCAACCATTGCAGTCAAGTCTCCTAAACATCGAGGGATAGTCCCCGTTAAGCTGTTGGATGCAACATCCAAAATTCGAAGATGTGAAGCATTGCACAAAGATAGAGGGATTCTACCAGTGAATTTGTTTTTGTGTAACCTCAAAATTATCAACGTTCCAAGTTCTCCAATCCATTCAGAAATATTTCCAGACAATTGATTATCACCCACATCTAAGTATTGCAAACCTCCCAAATTTCCCCATTCTCGAGGAATTTCACCGATTAATCTATTTCCATTCATATTCAACCGAAGTAATGATGAACAATTAGAAGGTACAGTGCTTGGAATTACACCTGACAACCGATTTGAGCTAAATCTCATGGTAATCAAattctgaagattctcaagacaTTTGAGAATTTTCCCGGTTAACCTGTTTCTGGAAAGATTAAGATATTCCAAATCTGTCCTTCTGCACAATGACAGTGGAATCGACCCATTGAAAAGGTTATCTTCCAGAAATAATGCCCTAGGATAATATTCTGAAACATAAACATTTCCCCCATCTGGAAGGTTTGTCAAAGATCCACTGAGTTTATTGTAAGAGAGGTCTAAGAAAGGAATGATGGGCATCATTCGCAACCATGTGGGCAAAGGTCCTGTAATTGTAGTATTGAACAACACTAACGTCTCAAGCTCCCTTTGATTTTGAAGCCACTGTGGAAATCCATTTATGATAGTGCAAGAACTGAGTAGAAGAGTAACCAATTGAAACGGAGGTAGCCACTCACTTGAAACATTAAACGTCAACTTAGTGTTTGAAGAGGTGTCCAAGTGCTTCAGCATCGAAAGATTAGCAAAATGGGCTTCAGAAACGACACCTTCTAAAGAATTGTTAGACATATCTAGCCAATCGAGTTTGGCAAGTTTCCCAAATGATTCTGGAATACTCCCATTTAACAAATTTGAATACATTGAAAATGCTTGcaatgaaacaaggtttcctataGATGCTGGAATGGGCCCCGTTAACTGATTGACTTCTAGATACATTTCTGTTAAAGCGTCTAATTTCCCAAAGGATTCAGGAATCGAACCATTCAATTGATTAAAAGAAAGATCAAGTTTCAAAAGTTTCCCAATGAATGTCGGAATAGGACCCGTTAACATGTTATAAGATAGATCCAATACTTCTAAATACCGTAATCTACCTagagattttgggattgtacctgTTAAACCGCTGTTCGATAGAAGTAAGACTCTTAAATTGGTTAGTATTCCAAGTGCTTCTGGAATTGTTGGTTCTGCATCTATACCACTTATGCAATCACTTAAATCTAAAATCTCCAAAACATATTGGGAGCACTCTGATTTGTTTTTTGGTGAGTTCATCATTTCTATATTAAAAGCCATGTTGGATGCACTCAACTTTTTCAAGTGACACTGCCTCCAGATTCCAAGATGCTCAATTTTCTTAAACCAGTTATTAGAAAGATCAAGCTCCAGAAGATTGGGCATAATAGGAACGGATGAATTTAGGCTGTTTAAAGAAAggtcaaggactcttaaggaacTCATGTTTGTTAAAACGGATGGAATTACACCTTCGATTGAATTTCGGCTAAGATCCAAGTGTTGGATGTTAGAAAGTGTACTGAAGTTAAGATGAGGGGAAGATAGATGCGCTTTATCAAGCCCACAACCTGACAAATGTAGCTCTGATAAAGAAGGGATCATGCTTAGCAGGTTTGGAAAGTTCCATGCTAAACTAAGATCAAAGTCTGTAAGATCCAGGAATGAAAGGGATGTCATGTTTTGGAAAAACCCAGGGAGTGGACCCTTGAAAAGATTTAAGCTAAGATCTAGGTGTTTGATGTTGCGAAGTATTGTAGTTGAGTTGATAAAAGGAACAAAATTAGCGTTGGAAAGTCCACAAGATGACAAATGTAACTCTTTTAATGAAGGAATGATCATGTAACGCCCCATGTCCACACCACTAGCATCTAAATAACTCAAGTCGAGATGCTCGAGTGACGAAAGGCCAAAAGTCCATGACATATCATCTGCCATCAGCTCTCCATTTGAATTTAGATCAAGAACTTTTAAATGAGAAAGATTTCCAATGTGAGGaggaataataccttggaaaccaatATGAGAGAGATTGAGGTAGTTCAATTGTTTGAAGGATCCAATGAACTCAGGGATCCGGCTTCCTCCAAAATCATTCCCACTTAAGTCCAAGTATTTGAGATGCCTCAACTCAGCCAAAGAAGAGTTTACCTCATTACCAACTAACTGGTGGTTATTACGAACAAAGTGGTCATGTTTTTTCTCTACATCATGAGAAGAATATCTTGTGTTTCCTCTAAGATGCAGCCTTTCAACATGTCCAGTGACACCATTACAATGAATTCTTTCCCACAAGCAACAGTCATTGCCAACCCATGATGACAACATTTTAGACTCATCTCCAACGCTCTCTTTGAACTTGAGAAGAGCAAGTCGCTCTTGCTCAAAGCAAACTACTACAGTGATGTTTCCAACACCCAAACAAGTGGATGTggttgtaataaaaaaaatacttatgaaaATGAGATGGAGCCCCAAACCCCTCCAATTCTGCATCGTCAACCCAAACCCGGTTTGATAATTTAGAGAAAAAAGTTAAGTGGAAAGATGGGTTCTTTATGATGAACTGATGCGTCTTTTATGATGAGGAAACTAGTTGATTTATAAGGCTAGAATTGAAGAGCAACTTATCAGCACACAAGACTTGGAAGTCAACCAACAATTTGTATCCATAGATTCGTATTCTTCTAGTCTTGGCCGATTATTTTTTTCTCAATTAAATTTCAGTTGAAtattgttgatatatatatatatatatatatatatatatatatatatatatatatatatatatatatatatatatatatatatatatatattaaatataatcTTGTACtgctttgacttttttttttttttttttttgttaatgttGAAAATGGGTCAGTCGGGCAGGTTAAATTTTAATTAAGTGTCAAGTATTAGTATCTTCAGTTATATAAAATTGCTGAAGAAAGTTGCTTTCTTGATGATCAGATACTCAAGTGAGTGCAGAAATGCAGAAAAACAATCCAAAGAGAAACTGCTGCTAGAAGTTGCTTTGGGGCCATACTGAACTGTTGAACAATGAGAAAAACTGTTGATTACTTGTCATTTGTAATTTTGaaaaatgaacaattttttgTTATGGTTAGTAACTTAGTTTTTGTGACATAAAATTATTAACTTTTGTGGTTTGTAAATATTAATACGTTTAGATAGATAATTTGTAACAACTAGTGATTACATTTTTTGGTTTGTATTTATATAATGATAAACAAAACTATCAGAGCAGGGTACCCAGAACCGATTGCAAAATCCAAAGAACAGGTGTGCTGATGCTCTCCCCAAGTAATCAGAATGGATAACTAATTAATTACATTTATAAACTTATTaatattgatataataattaataGTATTGGTGTTTAAAAAATTTCCAAAATATTCATTAAATTATATTTGCTATTTTCAGAAATAACAATAAGTATATTGTCATTATAATTCTATTTTtgatttaaattaatattttagtttAGTAAATAATCCCAAACTCCTTCAATTCCAATTTAATTTAGAGAAAATGAAGTGGAAATATCGTTCTTATGACAAAGAGCATAAACGAATGCCATGGAAGACTTGGAAGTCTACGGACAGGGACATATAAGTCAACCCACAATTTGTTTTCTGTACACAGATTACTATTCTTCTAGTCTTGGCCAATTACTTCAAGATCAAAAAGGATTTTTTTAAGGACAACCTTAATAAACGCAACCCTTTTGGACGACAAAGCAAATTCGTTTTTTTCTCAACCATAGTGACCTTGATGTTATAGAGGAAATGCCATCGGTTTCAAAGTCTACACATGACTTAGAAGTCAACAAAGCCAATATATTTAATTGGCCAAACTTTTCATATAAACAATGGACAAAAGTAGTGTCATGATGCACCATCTTTCTTGTGGAATTATCCACCATGGCATTTCCAAAGAATTCATTTTTAATGCACTCAAATTCCTTGCACCTTCCTTTAATATTAACTAGGAATGTATCCCCCCTTTTGGGGGTTAGTGATGATCAAAAGGaaaacaatttatttatttatgtatggaTGAGGGGTTCATTATGTAcatcaaaacatcaaaatacttTATTCAAAGATAGGTGCTATGGTTAATGTATACTCATCATAGATATCTTTTAGTTTATTCTATATGGCAAAGCCCTCTTGGAATTTTAGCTCCTTAATATGATATCCTCCTATCTACAAATTAAATGTTCGGTCATCGGTTAGTACTGGTTTACTAATAGTTTTAATTGGTTAATTGTTTAGGTTATTGGTTAATAATGATCCAAAATAACTTTAAAAAAGACACTAGGTTGctataaaaattgaaaaat
This window encodes:
- the LOC111911306 gene encoding receptor-like protein 19, giving the protein MQNWRGLGLHLIFISIFFITTTSTCLGVGNITVVVCFEQERLALLKFKESVGDESKMLSSWVGNDCCLWERIHCNGVTGHVERLHLRGNTRYSSHDVEKKHDHFVRNNHQLVGNEVNSSLAELRHLKYLDLSGNDFGGSRIPEFIGSFKQLNYLNLSHIGFQGIIPPHIGNLSHLKVLDLNSNGELMADDMSWTFGLSSLEHLDLSYLDASGVDMGRYMIIPSLKELHLSSCGLSNANFVPFINSTTILRNIKHLDLSLNLFKGPLPGFFQNMTSLSFLDLTDFDLSLAWNFPNLLSMIPSLSELHLSGCGLDKAHLSSPHLNFSTLSNIQHLDLSRNSIEGVIPSVLTNMSSLRVLDLSLNSLNSSVPIMPNLLELDLSNNWFKKIEHLGIWRQCHLKKLSASNMAFNIEMMNSPKNKSECSQYVLEILDLSDCISGIDAEPTIPEALGILTNLRVLLLSNSGLTGTIPKSLGRLRYLEVLDLSYNMLTGPIPTFIGKLLKLDLSFNQLNGSIPESFGKLDALTEMYLEVNQLTGPIPASIGNLVSLQAFSMYSNLLNGSIPESFGKLAKLDWLDMSNNSLEGVVSEAHFANLSMLKHLDTSSNTKLTFNVSSEWLPPFQLVTLLLSSCTIINGFPQWLQNQRELETLVLFNTTITGPLPTWLRMMPIIPFLDLSYNKLSGSLTNLPDGGNVYVSEYYPRALFLEDNLFNGSIPLSLCRRTDLEYLNLSRNRLTGKILKCLENLQNLITMRFSSNRLSGVIPSTVPSNCSSLLRLNMNGNRLIGEIPREWGNLGGLQYLDVGDNQLSGNISEWIGELGTLIILRLHKNKFTGRIPLSLCNASHLRILDVASNSLTGTIPRCLGDLTAMVDGSGYRVPILNDDFDDHVIQVMKGVDLEYTTTLDMVYNLDLSSNKLVGEIPVELTALSMLVGLNLSNNHLSGGIPDTIGNMTSLFSLDLSRNRLTGMIPTSMATLNFLSHLNLSHNNLSGRIPTGSQLQTLIDPSIYAGNKDLCGPPLPKDCSNQKDPTTTSKKTYKAAEEPTEVWLFVLDIMSGFATGFWGVIGVLLLKKQWRWKIFRFAEETMDKIFNAVMVRVSRRKLGRQAT